Part of the Stackebrandtia endophytica genome is shown below.
CGTCATCGGCGGTGGTCATTCCGCGAGCCTAACCAATGGATACCGACCGGTATGACGGGCTGGTCGGAATGCTGATACCGTTCGGTATATACCGATTGGTATTTACGAGAGGAGGTTCGATGAGTCCCGTACTCACGATCCGCGGGTTGACCAAACGCTTCGGTCGGGTGGTCGCCAACGATCGCGTCGACCTGGACGTCGCCGCAGGGGAGGTGCTGGGGTTGTTGGGGCACAACGGCGCGGGGAAGACCACACTGGTCAACCAGGTGATCGGGCTGGCTCGGCCGGACGCCGGCAGCGTCACCCTCGACGGTGTCGACGCCGTCGCCCACCCCCATCGGGCCCGGCAACGCGCCGCCGTGCAGGCACAGGCGAACGTGCCCATCACCGGGATGACCCCTCGGGTGGCCATCAACCTGGTCGGACGCATGCGAGGAGGTCGACCGGCGCGAATCGCCGACCGCACCGACGAACTCCTCGACGCCCTCGACCTGGCGGCCTGGGCCGACACCCCGGCGCAGAAGATCTCCGGCGGTATCGCGCGCCTCACCGCGTTCTGCATGGCCGCGGTACACCCCACCAGCCTGGTCGTACTGGACGAGCCGACCAACGACGTCGATCCGGTGCGCCGTCGCCTGCTGTGGACACAGATACGGGCCCTGGCCGACACCGGAACCGCCGTATTGCTGGTGACCCACAACGTCCGCGAGGCCGAACGCGCCGTCGACCGACTGGCCATACTGGACAACGGCGTGAAACTCGCCGATGACACCCCCGCCGGACTCACCGCCGACCTGCGAGGGTGGCTGACCATCGAGCTGGATCTGACCTCGGGGGCGAGCATCGACTGGCCCCCCGTGGCCCATCGCCCCGATCGGGCCCGATCCCGCGCCACCGCGGCCGTTCCGGCCGAGTCCGCCGCCGAGGTCGTGGCATGGGCGCAGCAGCGGGTCGCCGACGGTCTCGTCGAACGCTACGCCCTGACACCGGCGTCACTGGAAGACGTCTACATCGGACTGGTCGGGTCCGCCGAGGCCACCACCATGCAACGGGAGGCGAAGTGAACTCGCTGCGACAGGTCGCGCTGCTGGTGCGTTGGCAGCTGCGGCGCCAAACCCAACTCATGCCGATGCTCGTCATCGTGCAGGTCATCCTCGCGGTGGCCACCATCATCGGATACGGCCTCCTGATCGGCGAACCGTCCCGACAATCCGCGCTGTACCTGGTGACCGGAACACCGACGATCATCCTCGTCATCACCGGATTGGTCATGACACCGCAATTCCTGCTGGCCGCCAAGACCGAGGGCAGCCTCGACTGGATGCGCACCCTGCCGATACCCCGTTCCCTGTTCCTGGCCGGCGACCTGTTCGTGTGGACACTGGTCGGACTGCCCGGCATGGTGTTGGGACTGATCGCCGGAGTTCTGCGCTTCGACGTGAACCTGTCGGTCACCCCGTGGGTGATCCCGGTGGCGGCCCTGATCTCCCTGACCGCCGCCGCAGTGGGATACGCCGTGGCGATCCTGCTGCCGCAGGTGTTGGCGCAGATGCTCACCCAGTTGCTCGTGTTCGTGGTGCTGCTGTTCTCCCCGGTGAGTTTCCCGGTCGACCGGATGCCCGATTGGCTCGGCGTCGCGCACGACTTCCTTCCCGTCCAGCCGATGGCGGAGTTGATGCGCGCCACGCTGGCCGCCGGCGACTTCACGGTGTCCGGTTGGTCGGTCGCGGTGTTGTCGATCTGGTGTGTGGCGAGTGTTCTGGCGGTGCTGGCGGCGTTGCGGCGTCGCGCCTGACCGATGTCGCCTCCGGTCGTGGGCGGGGTGTCCGGCCGTCACCCGGACACCCCGCCCACCGCGATTCGTTCCACAGTGTTCATCGGCGTGGATCCACCCGATCCGATCGGAGTGTTCGGAGTCGGCGACCGGTGGGACGGGGGTGGTCATGGCGTTTTTATGGCCGTAGGGTGGGGCGATGACGCACTTCCCCGGCATTCGGATCAGCATTCTCGGGGATGTCGTGGTCGTTCGTGACGGTCAGTCGCGCAACGCCGGGCCCGCGAAACAAGCCGCCGTCCTGGCTGCACTCGCCGTCAACGTGAACGAACACATCCTCCCCGAGACCCTGATCGACCGGGTGTGGGGCGCCGATGCCGCCGATTCGGCGCGCGGAAACCTGTACACCCACATCACCCGGTTGCGGCAACTGTTGGAGCCGTTGGACATCACCATCGATCGCGGTGGCGACGGGGGTTATCGACTGCGGGCCGACCCCAGCCACATCGACCTGTCGCACTCCCGCAGTCTCACGGCACGAGCCCGGCGACAGACCGAGGCCCGCAACCTCACCACCGCCGCCCAACTGTGGCGCGAGGCGGTGGGCCTGTATCGGGGCCGACCACTGGGCAACATCACCGGTGTCTGGGCCGATGCCGCGCGCATCCGGCTGCGGCAGGAACGCATATCCCTCCAAGAGGGACTGTTCGCCGTCGAACTGGCGCGGGGCAACCATGAACTGACCCTCATGGAGATCGCCGAAGCCGTTGATGCCGAGCCGCTGCGGGAAACCCTGGTGGCGCAACTGATGCACGCGCTGTACCTGTGCGGGCGCACCGACGAGGCGAAAGCCCGGTACGACCGGACCCGCGACCGATTCAGCGACGAGTTGGGCATCGTCCCCAACACCGCGCTGCGGGAGATGCTGCACCGGATCACGGCCGAGGACCCGACCCTGGAACCGGCGTCGCGCCCCACCTTCGCGGCCCCGGGAGGCTCCACCGTCGACGTCACCGCGGTTGAGAAACCGGTGCCGAGGCAGTTGCCGCGCGCTCCCGCCGGATTCGTCGGGCGCGCGGGCGACATCGAACGGCTCGCCGCCGCCGAACGAGGCGGAAACATCTCACTCATCACCGGCATGGCCGGCATCGGTAAGACCGCGTTGGCGCTGCGGTGGGCCCGCTCGGTCGCCGACCGGTACCCCGACGGGCAACTGTTCACCGACCTGCGTGGCGCCAGCGAGGAACCACCACGCGAACCGGGAGAAGTCATCGCCGGTTTCCTTCGCGCCCTGGGGGTCGAGGGTGCCGACATTCCCGCCGACCCGGTCGACCGCGCCGAACTGTATCGGGCCAACGCCGCCGGCCGACGGCTGCTGATCGTGCTGGACAACGCCGAGGACGCCGATCAGGTTCGTCCGCTGCTGCCCGGTGACGGCCACGCCCACGTTCTGATCACCAGCCGCCACCGACTGACCGACCTGACCGAGGGACCTCAGTCCATCGGCGTCGACGTGTTGAGCCACAACGAATCCATCGACCTGCTGACTCGACAGCTCGGTCCCGACCGTTTGATCGCCGAGCCCGCCGCGGCGACCCGGTTGGTGGAACTGTGCGGGCGACTGCCGTTGGCACTGCGTATCGCGGCGGCCAACCTGTCCGAGTGGCCCGAGTTCGGAATCGCCGACTACCTCGCCGACCTGTCGGGTGAAGACCGGTTCGCCGCACTGTCGGTGCCCGGTGACGCGCGCGGCGCGGTATGGCCCGCCTTCGAACGCTCCTATCGACAGCTCGACGAACCGAGCGCGCAACTGTTCCGCGCCGCCGGAAACGTCCCCGGCCCCACCGTCTCGACCGATGCGCTGGCCGCCATGGTCGACCGGCCGGTCGAGGAGGTCGCCGACCTGCTGGAACACCTCGAGGCCGCGCACCTGGTCGCCTCCGTCGGTCCGGCGGTGCACGGTCTCCACGACCTGTTGAAGGAGTTCGCCCGCCAACTCGCGTCGCCGCCGGAGGCGCGGAAACTCCGCGGACGCCTCTTCACGTGGTACAACCAGGCCGCGCGCGCCGCCGCCGAGGCGTTGAGCCCGGGTGCGACCCAGCTGCCCACTCCACCACCGGTCGGCCCGGTGGCGGTCTTCGCCGACGGGGCGGCCGCGATGGACTGGTTCGCGGCAGAACAGCTCAACGTCACCGCGATCACCGCGGCCGCAGCGGAGGTCGACGACCCGGTGGCCTGGTTGCTCCCGGACGCGCTGCGCCTCTATTACGCCCGCGCCATCGATTTCGACGCCTGGCATCAGACCGCGCAATGGGGGTTGGAGGCGGCCGAGCGGACCGGCACCTCGCGCGCGATCGCGGCGATGCATTATCTGCTGTCGATGCGCACCCGGATGGGCGGGGACTACGTCGCCGGTGCGGAACATCTCGAACTGGCGTTGAAGGCGGCACGTGAGGGCAACGACGTCGACATGACCATCAATATCCATATAGGTCTGTCGGATGTCGCCGCCTTTCACGGTGACATCAGGTTGGGCATGAGCCACTGTCGCCAGGTCGTCGAACACCTCGATCGGTTGACCCTGCGACAACGGACCGTCGTCATGACCATGTTGGGAATGGGACATCATGATCTCGGGGAGCTCCAGGAGGCGCGAGACTGCCTGGAACCCCTCGTCGCGGAGCTGCGGGTGGTCTCCCGGGAGAAGCTGGTACCGGCCATCGCCCACTTGGGACACGCACAGTTCCAACTGGGGATGTTGGACGAGGCCGCCGACACCTTCGTGGAGGCGCTGGCGGTGACTCGGGAGGGGACGATGTCCCAGGAGATCGTCGTGAGGCACCTGGAGATCGGCATGGTCCACTATGAACGTGGCGACCTGGTCGCAGCCGGACGCGAGGTCGAGTCGGCCCGGGAGGCCGCGGTTCGGACCGCGACCGTGCTGTACGAACCGCGCATCAGGCTGATGGAGTCCATGCTCGAACCCGATCCCGTCATCGCGCTGGAGCACGCGCGTGCCGCGCTGAACATCACCGGCGCCGGCGGGCATCGGATCCCGGAGTCCGCCCGAATCGGAATCGCCGAGGCCCTGATACGGCAGGGGCGCCACCGGGAGGCCCTGGCCGAGGCCACCACCACCGCCGACCACGCGGAGGAGCGCCACCTGCGCATCTTCCAGGCGCAGGCACTGAATCTCGCCGCCCGGGCTCACCTGGGTCTGTCCGAGCCGACACGCGCCACCGAGGTGGCACGACGTGCGTTGGCGCTGCACCGCTCCACCGGTTGCCGGGTCGGGGAGGCTCGATCCCTTCGGCTGCTGGCGAAGGCGACCGGGGAGGCGGAGCACGCGACCGCCGCCGAACACATCCTCGCCGAGACCGGTGCAATCGCCGATCCGTGGGACCTCGACCGATGAGAACGGACGGCGCACACTCGCGCATCCGAGCAACCCGAATCGCACTCGGCGCGGTCTAGATATACGACCGCCCCATTGGTGTCGACGTGTGAACCGAGTCCGTCGTCGACACCCCGATGAGAAGGCATCCACATGATCATCCGGCTGCTGGGAACGATATCCATCGCCGACGGAGACGATTGGCGCCGTGCCGGGCCAGCCAAACAGTCGGCGATCCTGGCGACCCTGGCGATGGACCCGAGAGAACCGGTCGACCAGGAGACCCTGATCGAGCGGGTGTGGGGGAGCAGTCCGCCGCAGGCGGCCCGCAGCGCGCTGTACGCCTACATCGCCCGGCTGCGGAAGATGTTCGAGGCCGAACCCGAGGTCACCATCACCCGT
Proteins encoded:
- a CDS encoding ABC transporter permease: MNSLRQVALLVRWQLRRQTQLMPMLVIVQVILAVATIIGYGLLIGEPSRQSALYLVTGTPTIILVITGLVMTPQFLLAAKTEGSLDWMRTLPIPRSLFLAGDLFVWTLVGLPGMVLGLIAGVLRFDVNLSVTPWVIPVAALISLTAAAVGYAVAILLPQVLAQMLTQLLVFVVLLFSPVSFPVDRMPDWLGVAHDFLPVQPMAELMRATLAAGDFTVSGWSVAVLSIWCVASVLAVLAALRRRA
- a CDS encoding AfsR/SARP family transcriptional regulator: MTHFPGIRISILGDVVVVRDGQSRNAGPAKQAAVLAALAVNVNEHILPETLIDRVWGADAADSARGNLYTHITRLRQLLEPLDITIDRGGDGGYRLRADPSHIDLSHSRSLTARARRQTEARNLTTAAQLWREAVGLYRGRPLGNITGVWADAARIRLRQERISLQEGLFAVELARGNHELTLMEIAEAVDAEPLRETLVAQLMHALYLCGRTDEAKARYDRTRDRFSDELGIVPNTALREMLHRITAEDPTLEPASRPTFAAPGGSTVDVTAVEKPVPRQLPRAPAGFVGRAGDIERLAAAERGGNISLITGMAGIGKTALALRWARSVADRYPDGQLFTDLRGASEEPPREPGEVIAGFLRALGVEGADIPADPVDRAELYRANAAGRRLLIVLDNAEDADQVRPLLPGDGHAHVLITSRHRLTDLTEGPQSIGVDVLSHNESIDLLTRQLGPDRLIAEPAAATRLVELCGRLPLALRIAAANLSEWPEFGIADYLADLSGEDRFAALSVPGDARGAVWPAFERSYRQLDEPSAQLFRAAGNVPGPTVSTDALAAMVDRPVEEVADLLEHLEAAHLVASVGPAVHGLHDLLKEFARQLASPPEARKLRGRLFTWYNQAARAAAEALSPGATQLPTPPPVGPVAVFADGAAAMDWFAAEQLNVTAITAAAAEVDDPVAWLLPDALRLYYARAIDFDAWHQTAQWGLEAAERTGTSRAIAAMHYLLSMRTRMGGDYVAGAEHLELALKAAREGNDVDMTINIHIGLSDVAAFHGDIRLGMSHCRQVVEHLDRLTLRQRTVVMTMLGMGHHDLGELQEARDCLEPLVAELRVVSREKLVPAIAHLGHAQFQLGMLDEAADTFVEALAVTREGTMSQEIVVRHLEIGMVHYERGDLVAAGREVESAREAAVRTATVLYEPRIRLMESMLEPDPVIALEHARAALNITGAGGHRIPESARIGIAEALIRQGRHREALAEATTTADHAEERHLRIFQAQALNLAARAHLGLSEPTRATEVARRALALHRSTGCRVGEARSLRLLAKATGEAEHATAAEHILAETGAIADPWDLDR
- a CDS encoding ABC transporter ATP-binding protein, which produces MSPVLTIRGLTKRFGRVVANDRVDLDVAAGEVLGLLGHNGAGKTTLVNQVIGLARPDAGSVTLDGVDAVAHPHRARQRAAVQAQANVPITGMTPRVAINLVGRMRGGRPARIADRTDELLDALDLAAWADTPAQKISGGIARLTAFCMAAVHPTSLVVLDEPTNDVDPVRRRLLWTQIRALADTGTAVLLVTHNVREAERAVDRLAILDNGVKLADDTPAGLTADLRGWLTIELDLTSGASIDWPPVAHRPDRARSRATAAVPAESAAEVVAWAQQRVADGLVERYALTPASLEDVYIGLVGSAEATTMQREAK